In Zingiber officinale cultivar Zhangliang chromosome 6A, Zo_v1.1, whole genome shotgun sequence, a single genomic region encodes these proteins:
- the LOC121994150 gene encoding EPIDERMAL PATTERNING FACTOR-like protein 6 codes for MEWRWRRSYSVIFFCCCSLLSLFYLTALLSSHHSRNHKGVDSLINALQVARTSPRRRRALAGGPGSYPPRCAGKCGDCAPCLPVHVAVPPGGSSAPVTTTEYYPEAWRCKCRNKLYMP; via the exons ATGGAGTGGAGGTGGAGGAGATCTTATTCAGTCATCTTCTTCTGCTGCTGCAGTCTTCTTTCCCTCTTTTATCTCACTGCTCTGCTCTCCAGTCACCACTCTCGTAACCACAAAG GCGTGGACAGTTTAATTAATGCGCTGCAGGTGGCGCGGACGTCGCCGAGGCGGAGGAGGGCTCTGGCCGGCGGGCCGGGATCGTACCCGCCCCGGTGCGCGGGCAAGTGCGGCGACTGCGCGCCGTGCCTCCCGGTGCACGTGGCGGTGCCGCCGGGGGGGTCGTCGGCGCCGGTGACCACCACGGAGTACTACCCGGAGGCGTGGCGGTGCAAGTGCCGCAACAAGCTCTACATGCCCTGA